One genomic region from Lycorma delicatula isolate Av1 chromosome 9, ASM4794821v1, whole genome shotgun sequence encodes:
- the LOC142329760 gene encoding pyridoxine/pyridoxamine 5'-phosphate oxidase-like, with protein sequence MRLLINNVTSNVVKFMRFSTTILPKNESVLKQDEKESTGLHRINKNCKNPFDLFKDWYVAHQSPNQIASKALCFSTANKKGEISSRTLILRRLDEDGMVIMTDNRSRKARDLNENPYASMIFLWISMKDDLILSRQARIEGSVQKLSTDNMLEIYDAEPLFCKIRAHICHQGTTVDWNQMKYNHDSLLQKYEENQTGLPKPNHVVAYKLIPTKMEFYESLGQTIADRLLYVKNNANWDIIRLAA encoded by the exons ATGCGTTTGCTAATAAATAACGTAACAAGTAATGTAGTTAAATTCATGAGGTTTTCAACAACTATTCTTCCAAAA aatgaATCAGTACTGAAACAAGATGAGAAAGAATCAACAGGACTGCATCgcattaataaaaactgtaaaaatccaTTTGATCTCTTCAAAGATTGGTATGTAGCTCACCAATCACCCAATCAGATTGCATCTAAAGCTTTATGTTTCTCAACTGCTAACAA gAAAGGAGAAATAAGTTCACGGACATTAATTTTAAGAAGGTTAGATGAAGATGGAATGGTTATCATGACTGATAACAGAAGTCGAAAAGCTAGAGACTTg AATGAGAATCCATATGCATCTATGATTTTCTTGTGGATTTCCATGAAAGATGATCTAATACTTTCAAGACAG GCAAGGATTGAAGGAAGTGTACAAAAATTATCTACTGATAATATGTTAGAGATTTACGATGCTGaaccattattttgtaaaatacgaGCGCACATATGTCATCAAGGAACTACTGTTGATTGGAATCAGATGAAATATAATCATGACAGTTTGCtgcaaaaatatgaagaaaatcaaaCTGGTTTACCAAAACCAAATCATGt GGTTGCTTACAAGCTGATACCAACAAAAATGGAATTTTACGAATCTCTGGGTCAAACTATTGCAGACAGATTGCTTTATGTGAAAAATAATGCTAATTGGGATATCATAAGACTTGCTgcataa